A single window of Thalassoroseus pseudoceratinae DNA harbors:
- a CDS encoding family 16 glycoside hydrolase: protein MKLLSVLCFALSFVFVAVSDVACLSAGENLVLAESPRQNTDQKTATRIAKMEKVADHALVPPVLNTSPLPEYDYENLDYGMTIGIERTPGGRLRACWVAGGDSPAAYFVLATSDDDGRTWSKPRLVVDSHAKELPRPRSILVGNLWTDPLGRLWLIFDQSMDMFDGRAGVWMTRCDNPDANEPTWSAPRRIWHGVTLNKPTILSTGEWMLPISLDQRGGFGPFKGCFSELDPMRGANVFISTDNGETWKRRGMATFPNPDWHEHMIVERKDGSLWMLARTRKGIMQSVSTDGGRTWSKASEPPAIRQPNARFHVRRLHSGRILLVKHGDQIDSHQGRVQLSAWLSDDEGKSWHGGLVLDERKGISYPDGFQAPDGTIYISYDRNRATDGEILMARFTEEDILAKQIQGPKSQLKILISRPLARLTKPESDFTSLFDGKTFDGWDHSGNWVIEDGAFYRKSRGGSLTYTAATVPDDFELRFDWKVSQGCNSGVYYRPGQVEYQVLDNIGSPYGENARQAAASLFFCMAPSKDATRAVGEWNTARVICQGSVIEHWLNGERVLSFDYEDPKWNWYVKLLAARGGDLTGRNGQLWLQDHGHDVWYRNLRWREIPQDEEIIPEQYFEPMPVTGSALAKEEARVKAMLRAQKAKQTPKK, encoded by the coding sequence ATGAAACTTCTTAGCGTTCTCTGTTTTGCTTTGTCATTCGTCTTCGTCGCCGTCTCTGATGTGGCTTGTCTTTCGGCCGGTGAGAACTTGGTTCTCGCCGAATCGCCGAGGCAGAATACCGATCAGAAAACAGCAACACGAATCGCCAAGATGGAGAAAGTGGCAGACCATGCCCTCGTTCCTCCCGTCCTGAATACATCGCCTCTGCCCGAGTACGACTATGAGAATTTAGACTATGGCATGACGATTGGCATCGAACGCACGCCGGGTGGTCGATTGCGGGCCTGCTGGGTTGCTGGTGGTGACAGTCCGGCAGCTTACTTCGTATTGGCGACATCAGATGATGACGGTCGGACATGGTCGAAACCACGGTTGGTGGTTGATTCGCACGCCAAAGAGTTGCCCAGACCGCGAAGTATTTTGGTTGGGAATCTATGGACCGACCCGTTGGGACGCCTGTGGCTGATTTTCGATCAATCAATGGACATGTTCGACGGGCGAGCCGGCGTGTGGATGACTCGATGTGACAATCCGGATGCCAACGAGCCCACGTGGTCAGCCCCGCGACGCATTTGGCATGGAGTTACACTCAACAAGCCAACGATACTCTCGACGGGCGAATGGATGTTGCCAATTTCGCTCGATCAACGCGGCGGGTTCGGACCGTTCAAAGGATGCTTCTCCGAGCTTGACCCGATGCGTGGAGCCAATGTTTTTATCTCGACGGACAACGGAGAAACTTGGAAGCGGCGTGGAATGGCGACCTTCCCGAATCCTGACTGGCACGAACACATGATCGTTGAACGGAAGGACGGTTCACTGTGGATGTTGGCACGGACACGGAAAGGCATTATGCAATCAGTGTCCACGGATGGTGGCCGTACTTGGTCCAAGGCGTCTGAACCGCCAGCCATTCGCCAACCGAACGCACGGTTTCACGTCCGACGTCTCCATTCTGGTCGTATTCTCTTAGTGAAGCATGGTGACCAAATCGATTCCCATCAGGGGCGAGTGCAACTGAGTGCCTGGCTGTCGGATGATGAAGGAAAGTCTTGGCATGGTGGGCTTGTCCTCGATGAGCGAAAAGGAATCTCGTATCCAGACGGATTCCAAGCTCCTGATGGCACCATCTATATTTCTTATGATCGCAATCGAGCTACCGATGGGGAAATCCTGATGGCTCGATTCACGGAAGAAGACATCCTGGCGAAGCAAATTCAAGGGCCAAAATCGCAACTCAAGATTCTGATCAGTCGCCCGCTGGCTCGCTTGACAAAGCCGGAATCAGACTTCACGTCACTCTTCGATGGCAAGACATTCGACGGATGGGACCATTCGGGGAACTGGGTGATTGAGGATGGGGCGTTCTACCGAAAGTCGCGTGGTGGTTCGTTGACCTACACCGCAGCGACTGTACCCGATGATTTTGAACTGCGATTCGACTGGAAGGTTTCCCAGGGGTGTAACAGCGGTGTGTATTACCGGCCGGGACAAGTTGAGTATCAGGTGCTCGATAATATCGGCAGTCCCTACGGCGAGAATGCACGACAGGCGGCGGCCTCGCTCTTTTTCTGTATGGCTCCTTCGAAAGATGCCACCCGGGCCGTCGGAGAATGGAACACCGCCCGAGTTATCTGTCAGGGAAGTGTGATCGAACATTGGCTCAATGGTGAACGAGTCTTGTCCTTCGACTATGAAGACCCGAAGTGGAACTGGTACGTTAAGTTGCTCGCTGCCCGTGGTGGTGATCTCACAGGACGTAACGGCCAGCTGTGGCTGCAAGATCATGGCCATGACGTCTGGTATCGCAATTTGCGATGGCGGGAGATACCGCAAGACGAAGAGATTATCCCTGAACAATACTTCGAACCAATGCCGGTGACGGGCTCCGCGCTAGCGAAAGAAGAAGCACGTGTGAAGGCCATGCTTAGAGCTCAAAAAGCCAAGCAAACGCCAAAAAAGTAA
- a CDS encoding histone H1-like repetitive region-containing protein, whose translation MAKKKATKKATTKVAAKKSPAKKSTAKKTTAKKSTAKKSTAKKSPAKKTTAKKSTAKKSTAKKSTAKKSPAKKTTAKKSTAKKSTAKKTTAKKSTAKKSTAKKTTAKKSTAKKSTAKKSPAKKTTAKKSTAKKSTAKKTPAKKSTAKKTTAKKSTAKKSTAKKSTAKKTPAKKSTAKKSTAKKTSRKKS comes from the coding sequence GTGGCCAAGAAGAAGGCAACGAAAAAAGCGACAACAAAAGTCGCCGCGAAAAAGTCGCCCGCGAAAAAATCAACTGCGAAGAAAACCACCGCAAAGAAATCGACGGCGAAAAAGTCCACCGCGAAGAAGTCTCCAGCAAAGAAGACCACCGCCAAAAAATCGACCGCTAAGAAGTCGACGGCCAAGAAGTCCACCGCGAAGAAATCGCCAGCCAAAAAGACAACGGCCAAAAAGTCGACCGCTAAGAAATCGACGGCGAAGAAGACCACCGCGAAAAAGTCGACCGCCAAGAAATCAACAGCGAAGAAAACCACGGCGAAGAAGTCGACGGCCAAGAAGTCCACCGCGAAGAAATCACCCGCGAAAAAGACAACGGCTAAAAAGTCGACTGCTAAGAAATCGACGGCAAAGAAAACTCCCGCCAAGAAGTCGACAGCGAAAAAGACCACTGCGAAGAAATCGACTGCGAAAAAGTCGACCGCCAAGAAATCGACGGCTAAGAAAACTCCTGCCAAGAAGTCCACGGCCAAAAAATCCACCGCGAAGAAAACATCGCGTAAGAAGTCTTAG
- a CDS encoding DUF1559 domain-containing protein has protein sequence MRPHTSQAHSFRVSIRRGFTLIELLVVIAIIAILIALLLPAVQQAREAARRTQCKNNLKQLGLALHNHHDVHGNFPSRQGSPAGTHSRLSGMLDLLPFLEQNNLFDDIFATNPPEPWNGSFAPWQNEIPALLCPSSPEHPAGGAIGDHNYHFCSGDSHVTNTANPRGVFGDDSYLAMRDVTDGTTNTIAMGERAFPRAGKDINYTAVGSNHTVPADCAATYDTTTRQYTGTAHTWSGRRWNDGGAGFSAINTCLPPNSPQCAHNNHDAQNGYYTASSEHAGGVQVVMVDGSVQFVSENIDAGNQGASSSGLSGVSPYGVWGAMGTRNGSEVVTLQ, from the coding sequence ATGCGTCCACACACTTCACAAGCACACTCGTTCCGTGTGTCGATTCGCCGCGGATTCACACTGATCGAATTGCTGGTTGTGATCGCGATCATCGCCATCTTGATCGCATTGCTATTACCAGCTGTTCAACAAGCTCGTGAAGCCGCACGCCGCACCCAATGTAAGAACAATCTGAAGCAGCTCGGTTTGGCGTTGCACAACCATCACGATGTTCATGGGAATTTCCCGTCGCGTCAGGGAAGCCCAGCTGGTACGCATAGCCGACTCAGCGGCATGCTTGACTTGCTGCCATTCCTGGAACAGAACAACCTTTTCGATGACATTTTCGCAACGAACCCGCCAGAACCGTGGAACGGCAGTTTTGCTCCGTGGCAGAACGAAATCCCTGCTCTGCTGTGCCCGTCAAGTCCGGAACATCCGGCCGGTGGTGCGATTGGCGACCACAATTACCACTTCTGCTCAGGTGACTCGCATGTAACAAACACAGCGAACCCACGCGGTGTCTTTGGAGATGACTCGTACCTGGCGATGCGTGACGTCACCGACGGAACCACCAACACGATCGCCATGGGCGAGCGAGCGTTTCCACGGGCGGGTAAAGACATCAATTACACCGCCGTTGGATCGAACCACACTGTCCCCGCAGACTGCGCAGCGACTTACGATACCACCACCCGACAGTACACCGGTACGGCTCACACATGGTCCGGTCGACGGTGGAACGATGGTGGTGCTGGTTTCAGTGCGATCAATACCTGCTTGCCTCCGAACTCCCCACAATGTGCTCACAACAACCACGATGCTCAGAACGGCTACTACACGGCTTCCAGTGAACATGCTGGTGGCGTGCAAGTTGTGATGGTGGACGGCTCGGTCCAGTTCGTCAGTGAGAATATTGACGCGGGTAACCAGGGAGCCAGCTCAAGCGGTCTCTCCGGCGTTAGCCCCTACGGTGTTTGGGGTGCAATGGGCACTCGAAACGGCAGCGAAGTTGTAACGTTGCAGTAG
- a CDS encoding HAD family hydrolase produces MKSLLLNLNYVYAVLVTLFVTASLDAADPLPSWNETGTKRAIIGFVERVTDRQSSDYVKPEARIATFDNDGTLWSEQPYYFQIAFAFDRVKAMASKHPEWSKKQPFKGVLEGDLKAVMAGGKESLLKLIATTHSGMTSEEFEQEVTDWISKAKHPKTGRLYKEMVFQPMLELLTYLRANGFKTYIVSGGGIEFMRPWTEAVYGIPPEQVVGSRIKTQYEIRDGQPVIVSLPEVNFIDDKEGKPIGIHYHIGRRPIFAAGNSDGDWQMLQYTTIGRSPSFGLIVHHTDAEREWAYDRNSHIGQLDKALADAPQQGWTVIDMKKDWIRIYPEK; encoded by the coding sequence ATGAAATCGTTGCTACTAAATCTCAACTATGTCTATGCGGTGTTGGTTACGCTCTTTGTCACGGCGTCTTTGGATGCCGCTGATCCACTTCCATCTTGGAACGAGACCGGCACCAAACGAGCTATCATTGGTTTTGTCGAACGTGTGACAGACCGACAGAGTTCGGACTATGTTAAGCCGGAAGCTCGGATCGCGACCTTTGACAATGACGGCACGCTTTGGAGTGAACAACCTTATTACTTTCAAATTGCCTTCGCGTTTGATCGCGTCAAGGCGATGGCATCAAAGCATCCGGAGTGGAGCAAGAAACAGCCGTTTAAAGGTGTCTTGGAAGGAGATCTGAAAGCAGTCATGGCAGGCGGTAAGGAGTCGTTGCTGAAACTCATCGCTACCACTCATTCCGGTATGACTAGCGAAGAATTCGAGCAAGAAGTGACGGATTGGATTTCCAAAGCAAAGCATCCTAAGACCGGAAGGCTTTACAAGGAGATGGTATTCCAACCGATGCTAGAACTGTTGACTTACCTGCGTGCGAACGGCTTCAAGACTTACATTGTGTCAGGCGGAGGTATTGAGTTTATGCGTCCCTGGACGGAAGCCGTCTATGGAATTCCCCCAGAGCAAGTGGTCGGCAGCAGAATCAAGACTCAGTACGAAATTCGCGATGGTCAACCGGTGATCGTTAGTCTTCCTGAGGTCAACTTCATCGACGACAAAGAGGGCAAGCCAATCGGAATCCATTACCATATTGGTCGACGCCCCATCTTTGCAGCCGGGAATTCTGACGGTGATTGGCAAATGCTGCAGTATACGACGATTGGTCGATCGCCAAGTTTCGGACTGATCGTGCATCATACCGATGCAGAACGTGAATGGGCGTACGACCGGAACTCGCACATTGGTCAACTCGACAAGGCCCTTGCCGACGCCCCACAACAGGGGTGGACCGTGATCGATATGAAAAAAGACTGGATACGAATCTACCCTGAAAAGTGA
- a CDS encoding metallophosphoesterase: MSFTSFCVVILLAAGHAELQAVAINRIHGLALPEWVLKFTQRLHDVAIIAFPIALLGMVWLGPSWFQEADFQQAPIGWRVVAGVCGVGLLSLVASSIRWQIRRPASTQISADSRIVDYRTKLGSRCLGNGPHRIIARLPFNEVCQVEFQEQQFHCSRLPTAWDGFSILHLSDFHLIGTLSLDFFREVCAEVNDQPYDLVVFTGDLFDDISHVSWLPETLGKLHGRLGQYFILGNHDERQDSAVIRTAVSDLGWQDVSGRVCELSDRGHRLEIAGTEWPWMSEHPPLSVQSSTGFRILLSHTPDHFQWAQRHDVDVMLSGHNHGGQVILPVIGPVYAPSLQGVKHSAGSWYREPTLMHVSRGLSGEIPLRWNCRPTVTKLVLSSTTTPKVS; encoded by the coding sequence ATGAGCTTCACTAGTTTTTGTGTCGTGATCTTGCTCGCCGCTGGTCATGCGGAATTGCAAGCGGTGGCCATTAATCGAATCCATGGACTCGCCTTACCGGAATGGGTGTTGAAATTCACCCAACGATTGCACGACGTCGCAATCATTGCATTTCCGATCGCTCTGCTAGGTATGGTTTGGCTCGGTCCAAGTTGGTTCCAAGAGGCCGATTTTCAGCAAGCGCCAATCGGTTGGCGTGTTGTTGCCGGAGTTTGTGGGGTGGGGCTGCTGAGTTTGGTGGCCTCGTCAATCCGCTGGCAGATACGGCGACCCGCATCGACACAGATTTCAGCCGACAGTCGAATCGTGGATTACCGAACGAAGCTCGGTTCGCGGTGTCTCGGCAACGGTCCACACCGAATCATTGCGCGACTCCCATTCAATGAAGTTTGCCAGGTTGAATTTCAGGAGCAGCAATTCCATTGCTCACGTCTCCCGACAGCATGGGATGGATTCTCAATTCTCCATCTCAGTGATTTCCATTTGATTGGGACACTCAGTCTGGATTTTTTTCGAGAAGTGTGCGCTGAAGTGAACGACCAACCGTATGACTTAGTCGTTTTCACAGGTGATCTCTTTGACGATATTTCGCATGTGTCATGGTTGCCGGAGACGCTTGGCAAGTTGCATGGTCGACTTGGACAATACTTTATCCTGGGCAATCACGACGAACGTCAGGATTCCGCCGTTATCCGAACCGCAGTCAGTGATCTCGGTTGGCAGGATGTTTCCGGGCGGGTTTGTGAACTGAGCGATCGGGGCCATCGGCTAGAAATCGCCGGGACGGAGTGGCCTTGGATGAGCGAGCATCCGCCGTTGAGTGTGCAAAGTTCAACGGGGTTTCGGATTCTACTGAGTCATACCCCAGATCATTTTCAGTGGGCGCAGCGACACGACGTGGATGTGATGTTATCCGGACACAACCACGGTGGCCAAGTTATTTTGCCGGTCATCGGCCCGGTCTACGCACCGAGTTTGCAAGGCGTGAAACACTCTGCCGGAAGTTGGTATCGTGAGCCGACACTAATGCACGTCTCACGTGGCCTTTCCGGAGAGATTCCGCTCCGTTGGAACTGTCGCCCGACCGTGACCAAGCTTGTCTTGTCTTCAACAACGACGCCGAAAGTGTCTTGA
- a CDS encoding sugar phosphate isomerase/epimerase family protein: MRFAICQELFVDWDWKRQCQFVAECGYTGIEVAPFTIASSLQDVPVETFQSMRKEAESAGLEIIGLHWLLAKTEGLHLTSTDADVRKATAEYLATLGDACAELGGQVMVFGSPPQRNLPEGVSTEQGLEYAAEIFKSCMPRIADRGVQICMEPLTTKETDFINTCADAKTLIEMVDHPSFVLHQDVKAMLGAESEPLPVVIEKYKDITKHFHANDSNLLGPGMGETDFVPIFEALLKTDYQGWVSVEVFDYAPGAETIARTSLAAMQDALEAARKRIASNEKSA; the protein is encoded by the coding sequence ATGCGATTTGCTATCTGCCAAGAGTTGTTCGTCGATTGGGACTGGAAACGCCAATGCCAATTCGTCGCGGAATGTGGCTACACGGGAATTGAAGTCGCCCCCTTCACCATCGCGTCGAGTCTCCAAGACGTCCCCGTTGAGACGTTCCAATCCATGCGGAAGGAAGCCGAGTCGGCCGGTCTGGAAATCATTGGACTTCACTGGTTGCTCGCGAAGACGGAAGGCTTGCATTTGACGTCGACAGATGCGGACGTCCGCAAAGCAACGGCTGAATACCTCGCGACCTTGGGCGATGCATGTGCGGAACTTGGCGGTCAGGTGATGGTGTTTGGTTCCCCGCCACAACGAAATCTGCCCGAAGGCGTTTCAACGGAACAAGGGCTGGAATACGCAGCCGAGATCTTCAAGTCGTGCATGCCCCGAATTGCCGATCGCGGCGTGCAGATCTGCATGGAACCGTTAACGACGAAAGAAACGGATTTCATCAATACCTGTGCCGACGCCAAGACGCTGATCGAAATGGTCGATCATCCCAGCTTCGTGTTGCACCAAGATGTCAAAGCGATGCTGGGTGCCGAAAGCGAACCATTGCCAGTGGTCATCGAGAAGTACAAAGACATCACGAAACACTTCCACGCCAACGATTCAAACCTCTTAGGACCGGGGATGGGTGAGACTGATTTCGTCCCGATTTTTGAAGCTCTTTTGAAGACTGACTACCAAGGTTGGGTCTCTGTGGAAGTCTTCGACTACGCCCCCGGAGCGGAAACAATTGCCCGAACAAGTTTGGCAGCCATGCAAGATGCATTGGAGGCTGCTCGCAAACGAATCGCGTCGAATGAAAAATCCGCTTAA
- the rpmF gene encoding 50S ribosomal protein L32 produces MAVPKRRQSKSRSRKRNSHNAVTPPQVSGCPECGHPRPSHVVCPKCGWYMGRVLAPPADE; encoded by the coding sequence ATGGCTGTTCCAAAGCGACGCCAATCCAAATCTCGATCTCGTAAACGAAATTCCCATAACGCTGTGACGCCCCCGCAAGTCAGTGGCTGCCCGGAATGTGGTCATCCGCGTCCATCGCACGTCGTCTGTCCGAAGTGCGGTTGGTATATGGGACGCGTACTCGCACCGCCGGCCGACGAATAA
- a CDS encoding carboxypeptidase-like regulatory domain-containing protein, which translates to MTVRSIVNWAFATLIVGSLVGCGGATQDEWTEKREKVVPVSGVVLVNGKPIEGATVNFHSETKDVTAHGRTDAQGQFELTTYEAADGAVPGKHKVTVKKHEVKTVPNPEDPELGPISSEEIWHTPKVYGSIGTTPLTFDVGPEGNSDVELKLEQ; encoded by the coding sequence ATGACGGTCCGATCGATAGTGAATTGGGCATTCGCCACATTAATCGTTGGTAGCTTGGTGGGATGCGGCGGAGCAACTCAGGATGAGTGGACCGAAAAACGTGAGAAGGTCGTGCCGGTGAGCGGAGTTGTGCTGGTCAACGGCAAGCCGATCGAGGGCGCCACGGTCAATTTCCACTCGGAAACCAAGGACGTCACTGCACATGGTCGCACAGACGCCCAAGGGCAGTTCGAGCTGACAACCTACGAAGCCGCTGATGGTGCAGTCCCAGGCAAGCATAAGGTGACGGTGAAGAAGCACGAGGTCAAAACTGTTCCAAATCCGGAAGACCCAGAACTTGGCCCGATCTCATCGGAAGAAATCTGGCATACACCAAAGGTCTACGGTTCCATCGGTACCACACCGCTGACCTTCGACGTGGGTCCCGAAGGCAATTCTGACGTTGAGCTCAAACTCGAGCAGTAG
- a CDS encoding DUF1552 domain-containing protein yields MANYLSQSWLIDRRHALRGMGTCIALPFLECMVPLRAAEQTTDTPRRSAFIYLANGVHSLNYQITTPGKDYEFSRSLKPLEKHREVITPISGLHHPGAISHHHNCISVWLTGGKLGPSDRNTISVDQKMAEVTAQHTRYPSMEIALTQGSLAWTADGVQLPAMRRCSEIFRALFEEPKGGITAQRRALRRKASVLDDNLEEVRKLNQKMSAADKGRLDQYLTSVREAEIRTRRADTWLDTPLPDIAEADRKRTNRDIPKTQAGDYFRTVYDLILLAFQTDVTRVATFSLGGEGDAFAIPEIGITESRHQLSHHGGDVGYMEKLTNYDTFAIEQFSYFLTRLSETKDLNGKPLLGSTMALFGSGMSYGHSHGNANLPLVLAGGSDLGLKHGRHLDFNQGHFEGYRLDKPSQHYGLCSRPANSNAHMSNLLLSMAQRMGVETDNFGDSNTAIDV; encoded by the coding sequence ATGGCTAACTACTTATCCCAATCTTGGTTGATCGACCGTCGTCATGCTTTGCGGGGGATGGGGACTTGCATTGCACTTCCGTTTTTGGAGTGCATGGTTCCACTTCGTGCGGCGGAACAAACAACCGATACGCCGCGACGAAGCGCGTTCATCTACCTTGCGAACGGCGTCCATTCACTGAACTATCAGATCACGACGCCGGGGAAAGACTATGAGTTCTCTCGGTCGCTGAAGCCCTTGGAAAAACACCGCGAGGTTATTACGCCGATTAGCGGTTTGCACCATCCGGGAGCGATTAGCCATCACCATAACTGCATCTCGGTTTGGCTAACTGGTGGAAAACTCGGCCCATCGGATCGCAATACCATTTCGGTGGATCAAAAGATGGCCGAGGTGACCGCACAGCACACGCGGTACCCATCAATGGAGATTGCGTTGACGCAAGGATCACTCGCTTGGACGGCTGACGGTGTTCAACTTCCGGCGATGCGTCGTTGCAGTGAGATTTTTCGGGCTCTGTTCGAAGAACCCAAAGGAGGCATTACCGCTCAACGACGAGCCCTGCGTCGCAAAGCAAGTGTTCTTGACGATAACCTTGAGGAAGTTCGCAAGCTCAATCAGAAGATGAGTGCCGCGGACAAGGGACGTCTCGACCAATACCTGACTTCGGTCCGTGAAGCAGAGATTCGCACGCGACGAGCCGACACCTGGCTCGACACCCCACTCCCGGACATCGCCGAGGCCGACCGCAAACGGACCAACCGCGACATCCCGAAAACTCAAGCGGGCGATTACTTCCGAACGGTCTATGACCTGATCTTGCTCGCATTCCAAACGGATGTCACGCGGGTCGCGACGTTCAGCTTGGGCGGCGAAGGGGATGCGTTTGCAATTCCTGAAATTGGCATTACCGAATCGCGTCATCAGCTGAGCCACCATGGCGGCGACGTGGGCTATATGGAAAAGCTCACCAACTACGATACCTTCGCCATTGAGCAGTTTAGCTACTTCTTGACGCGACTCTCAGAGACGAAAGACCTAAACGGCAAACCGCTTCTGGGTTCGACAATGGCACTCTTTGGGAGTGGCATGTCGTATGGTCATAGTCACGGCAACGCCAACTTACCCCTGGTACTCGCAGGCGGTTCGGACCTCGGTCTTAAGCATGGTCGGCATCTCGATTTCAATCAAGGGCACTTCGAAGGTTACCGACTCGATAAACCGAGTCAGCATTACGGTCTCTGTAGTCGCCCTGCAAACTCAAACGCCCACATGAGCAACCTATTGCTCTCAATGGCCCAACGAATGGGCGTCGAGACCGACAACTTCGGTGACAGTAACACTGCGATCGATGTGTAG
- a CDS encoding DUF542 domain-containing protein, giving the protein MGSETDPIASLTPDDAIVDWATDVPESIRVFEKFGVDYCCGGKSLDYACGQRGIEVQQIVDEIRIAAKNAVSEGASSKKP; this is encoded by the coding sequence ATGGGATCGGAAACCGACCCGATTGCCTCTTTAACCCCTGACGATGCGATTGTCGATTGGGCGACAGACGTCCCGGAATCGATTCGTGTATTCGAGAAGTTCGGCGTGGATTATTGCTGCGGAGGAAAGTCACTGGACTACGCCTGCGGGCAGCGAGGTATCGAAGTCCAACAAATCGTCGATGAAATTCGGATAGCGGCGAAAAACGCGGTATCTGAAGGTGCGTCGAGCAAAAAACCATGA
- a CDS encoding DUF1294 domain-containing protein gives MYNHRVGETAVKGGASGWFIVGAAVWWGLATILLLLLVVWGGIRCPWFVALYFAATVLVSIAAFAAYGLDKRYAQAERWRVSEKTLHWLDALGGWPGGLIAQQVFRHKTQKLRFRMVFWLIVIIHLPLTLYSLLQVTVGG, from the coding sequence GTGTACAATCATCGCGTTGGAGAGACGGCTGTGAAAGGTGGGGCGTCGGGTTGGTTCATCGTCGGGGCGGCAGTTTGGTGGGGTTTAGCCACGATTCTGCTGTTACTCCTTGTGGTCTGGGGCGGCATTCGTTGCCCTTGGTTCGTGGCATTGTATTTCGCCGCAACGGTTCTGGTCAGCATCGCGGCGTTCGCTGCATACGGGCTCGACAAGCGTTACGCCCAAGCTGAACGATGGCGAGTCTCGGAAAAAACACTGCATTGGCTCGACGCACTCGGCGGTTGGCCAGGCGGATTGATCGCTCAACAGGTTTTTCGACACAAGACTCAAAAACTGCGGTTTCGCATGGTTTTCTGGCTGATTGTCATCATTCATTTGCCATTGACACTGTACAGTTTGCTCCAGGTTACGGTCGGCGGATGA